In Lytechinus pictus isolate F3 Inbred chromosome 17, Lp3.0, whole genome shotgun sequence, the genomic window ATTTTGTAGTCTGTCGACAATGCGAGCAgacattttcaacaaaatcaaatctgaaCCACCACGAGAAGTCCCATGCAGAGAAGGGCGAGAGATGCGACCATTGCGGTAGAACGTTCACCCTGAAGCAGTCCCTCAAGAAGCACGCCAAGCTGCATCATCGCCCTGCAATACGAGAATATAAACCCGGTGAGGCGCTGCTTTCCCAAACTACTGAAGCTTCAGTCGTTAAGACAGCCAATGTTACTTCAGATACCGACCAAGCCTGGCTAGAGCCCTAGGCAGCTGAAGCAAAGATGAGGGTCAGTGGCTGTGACGATTTGTGGAGGGGCCAGATCATCTTGTCCTTCGGGCAGTATAAAGGCAAGACTTTCAAGTGGCTCCTTGAGGACGATGTTGGGTGGGCATGCTGGTTGTTGGGGGAGTATTTGAGAAAGGGCGACAAAAATCTCCTTCAACGCTGGCAAAAAGAACAGCTGCTTACATGGATGGATGCATTTCCACCTTTGTCTTGGACAAGAAGCGTGCAAAGGTAAAATTTTATCTCATGTGattatattgtaataaaaatcatttttagaATACTAGTAAATTCACACATATTGAGCAAGTGAGCAATGCCAAAAACGCTTTATTCCTATTTGCATCTTCTTGTCATTGCCGAAGGTGGGAACTTAGGGTAAACAAACTGTAGTGGAGCCAAACGGAACATGTAGCTTCAAAGAAAGCTGATGAAATTTTGGAAttttctcaagggggggggggggggggaggaatgTTCATGATTTGTTATTGTTGAATAATGGTATTTGTATTGATGAATATGCTAATGATGATTTCATTTCAAGAAATAAGCCAGGGACCGTATTTACTGAGGGATAGGAATCTTAACTTAAAAATCCAATCTTCGTCAGTGACTCGAGTCAGCGTAACAAGGTCTGATCAGCCTGGGTCGTCCGGGGCTTCGTCGGGCAAAAGTTCCAAAACTTCGGTCGAAAAGGTTGCTACAGCTACAGTCGGTGAGCCGGACCAGCCCAGCCGAGTCCGAGCGAATGTCAACATGGCGCCTACTCCAGATCCAGACACGGTGAGCCACGCAGAATTTGTGAAGTCTATGGATAAGATTATAGAAAAACTAGACCTATCACTACCATGAGAAAGGATATGGCTGAATTTCGTTCTAACATTGCAGATTTGCAAGCTTCAGCAGCGGATTCCGCTGCAAGGCTCACTAACATTGAAAACAGCGACTTGCCTAATTTGAATAAGAATGAAAAGCTTGAAACAGATCTGAAACAAATGATTCTGGCTTTAGAGGTTCACGATAGAAAAATGAACTTGCTCATATACAGTgttgagaaaaagaaagacgAGAAGATGCTATAGGTGGTGAGAAATGCGATTCAAGAGTTGGGTTTCTCAAAGGAAGAGTCAGAGAGAATGTTCATTGCTAATGCCCACAGGTTGCCAAGAAGATCTACACATGGAAGTGAGCAGAATGTAAGCCGTGGTCACGACCCAATCATAGTGCGTTTTGGGGCCATGATGGATCGAGATCGTGTTTTGACCTCATATCAGCAAAAAGCATGTTTGCATTCAACGACCTGTGATTGTGAAGGCTAGACTGCCCCTCGTCATATCGCCCATTTTGTTACGGATCTGCCAACATCGCTCAACAGAAAGCGCTTCTTGTTAGAGCAAAGGGCATATCTTATGAGGAAAAGTGAGAACAAATCTATGTGCATCAGGCTCATTGGTACAAATCTCCGGCTAGAGTACAAAGAGAAGGGATCGTCTTCACCATGGCGTGCAGTGATTAATTGAGACAATAGGTTGCATGATTATCaaaaaaattctgtaaaaaaggATTACGAGAAGTTTTGACAGTGAAGTCTGCGATTCTCAATTATTTATTAGTTCACTCGTGTTACTGtgatgagaaagaaaaggaatccACTAATACATCTACAAAGTTATTGTACCATCTACAAAGATATTGTACAAGAATAGTCATCAATACATTGTTTATCAAAGGGGTATGGCTACTGAAGATTGGATTGGCAAAGTTTTAAATGTTAAAGGTGTCATGTTATGATATGTTTATGCATGCGCGTGGTTGCTAGGGGTTGCTAGGTAACGCGAAATGTAACCAAGATGTAAGGACGACGTGCTCGGAGTTGTTGTTGaataaacttgatatttgagagTTCAATCAGTCATGTGTCCATCTCAGTGATATACAGTGTCATTCCACCAACATAACATTACATGGTGGCAGCGAGCGGAACTGAACTCATGTCAGAAATGTGAAATACTGGACATTTGACGGGGTTACCGGGAGCGTTGGAGGAATGGACCGTCTGCTGGACTGGAATGCGTGTGTGTATTGTGTAGCTGGACGTCCGAATTGGGCTAGGCTGTACGCGCATTGGATCGCTGATCGATTTGAGGTCACACGATCGGACTCGAGGGAACCCTCACAGTTTTGTTTAGGCTTCTGATGGAAGTAGGAGTGAACTGTGGTTTGCTGAAGTGAAACCTGGACTAGTGTAGACTGTAGTCTGGACTAAGTTGCCGGATCTTCCGCTGTTTCGACTATGGATGATTGAGGACCGTGACTCGTGAGCAATTGTATTTTGGACTGAGGATGAACGTTCGTTAGCTTGGGGAGCCGACGGGTAATGTTAGACCTGATCATTGGCTGATGACATGTGTTATCGATACCGTGCGTTTGGACGAATTTTGCAGTTAGAATTAACAGTAACTTACTCGGATCTTGGGGAGATCTTAGTTATAACTTATACCGCACATCACTTTGGAGCTAAAGTAGAAAGCTTAACATGTTCTAGTGAGTACAAACTGGTTCAATATTATTGATATTTGGACGCTTTGCTGTGCTCTTAGAtctaattgttttctttttgagCAATTGTTATTTGGACCAGTCTAAACTTGTTTGTGGGTCTATATTGATGGAAACTgtagactgcatttttgtcaCATGAATGTAATGTGCTATGTGATTATTGATTTTGCATATTATGCTATATTGATATTGTGTTTAACAAATCCTGATGTGGTTATTTGTATGCTATATGTAAAGAGTAGaggaataaaatcaatatagCTATaaaagctgcttgctattgttgaacTTGTATCATCTAATATCCAAGACCAAGAACCCCAGGACGatgaaacctactttttggctgaaaaaggctctaaaattttgaaaatttaggtAAAGTTACGTTTTAACTCTACAAACAATTgcttaaaagtactaattataggaaaaacaaattgcctgccccaaaaaacatatgaatagacaccaaaaccggaaaaaaagaccaccaaataaagaagttgtggctaaaactgtgattttggggggtttggcggccattttggattttggcccagcacattttttctcggacccaagacaaaaaatattgtcctttcatgttgagatacattacaaggaataaaaaaaaccattgccatattgaaatgacaaaaaaggtatttttgacccatgtacatgtataacccaCTCCTATTATAATCATGTGTTCTATTACAGAGATATGTCTGCATCTGTGTGTTTGAATTGAGTTGTCTATTAATGAGATTATTAAAAGTGATGTGTTCAGTTCCACTTGATTCTGATTATTAAATGGtgtaattaggtggtctgtcaacgacagatcacctattagttttgtcagaattttctttcttctttattattattattattattattatttatttttatttatttccgccAATTTTTTGTTCCAAGGATAACTCCAGATCggttttgtcaatttctttcaattttggcacagtcaaaggtcattgtcatacatgtaagacgtgaaaataacattttcaaggtcatcagatcatcgtgacgtcatccaggcgccattttgtgaaatcatatcTTCATGATGTGCAATCAAAGGtcattcatattcatatcaCATATACTTCAaatcaagggtcaacaggtcatgtcatcaaaggtcacataAAAGGTCATGACGCGCGCATATCGCGCATatgcgcgcgtcaaaattttaagctgttcaaaatcactttttattcaaatgagagtacgtttcaggccattttaagcattttgcaaaaaaacgcgcACGCGTTCTGGCATTTTGCAACATAGAATCGCCACATTTTCTCTGTCATCATATTTGGCATATTTTTCCAAACATTTTGATACCTTGTTCACCTTTTTCTGACCAGTAATAACGGAATGAGCGTCCGTTCAAGACATGTCCGTGCGCGCGATCTCTTGTAATACATAGCATATaagggcaaaaacatgcctatacaaaattcattgTTACTCTTCAGAATGGATGGGAactccgatttttttttcatatttggatAGATTATGAGtcggagatatgatttcatgtctcatttgaccctcaattaacTCATGAGGTCATCATAATGGCCTCCGAactcaaaatttcaatttgcatattatgaCGTCAGCACATTTTTGGAAAATTAATAGTTTCTCtgtaaatattgattgattttatagaGACTGGTCTAGCCTCTGGGGTTACTTGGGTCCTGGGGTTAGTTGCGCCCCTTAAAGGTAAAGACCAGTTTTGGAAACGCCCTTCTctccaaaaaataaaatggaagcTCTCATTACCAATCATGCATGTGAAAGAATATGTTTTGACTAATACGTGATGATACAAAGGTTGCCGGAAAAGTCGGGAAAACGCCTTCTTATTGATATATTTGGTAAATTATTATATCTATTGGGACCAAATACATATCGCGCACGTAGTCGCGTAGTCCCATATACATCTTTCTGTGTACAGTGCTTGTAACTTTACCAAGACTGCGCcaaatttcttatcattttgaTGATTCCAGAACCTtgcagtaggcctacataccaATACTTATATGCTAGATGATCAACCTTTTCTGATCGATTCCACAAATTTCTTTCACAATGCAATCGCATGACCAGAACTGGTCTTTCTCTTTAATTGCTGTTTTGAGATGGATAGCTTCTTAGTGTTGCATTCAATTAGGCAGTATCACCAAAACGACCGTTGGGCGAAAAAGATGCACTTTGTGCTGCATTTGACGCATTTGATTTTTATCAACAGTTATTATTATGTTAGAAGTATTTTGCAGTAGGCCAGTAGTCTATAGATAGAGttcataatgtttttttttttaatagatctaTATTCGTTTTTTAAATTACAAACagtcatttttaatgtaatggTGGAGTATagtattttgcaatttttgaaaattatatttaattgataTTGTATTTTAGGTGTTTCCGGAAATTGTGGATTTTGCTGTCAACATGGCTGTTGTGGATGACTTCATAACTCCACCAAAAGTCACTGTGAGTGAAGCTCGTGGgagtccaaaaaaaaaacgactcAGTGTTGAAGGAAACTTGATAGAggtttgtattttgttactCTTGGTGTTTTAcaacatttatttgttttgatgGTCTTGAGAAGTTGTTACAGATTatgttataaatgtattaaagtatttgttttattgtgGTGTTACgaaaattagattttaaacaaaagaaaatccaaaaattgtatttaaaatTATTTCCATTAATCAGTTTgtagaatgataaaaatgtcTAAAAGTTTCCATATGTACATTTTTACTGGTATATTTAGTAAAATGATATAGGGTGAGAatctgtttaaatattaaaaaaaatagattttcattAGTTTTTATTGAACTTTTGGAATTCAAAGtaattaaaattgttttatttttgaagtATAACATGTTTAATCTGaagtttttatgtttttgaaattaaataaataatgcatttGTTAATGGTATTTTTCCAGGTGGGAGTGTTGACTGAAACGCCAGATTACAAGAGAAGGCAACTCAAACTTGCTGAGCCTGGAGATGATGGTCATATCATAAGCCTTACCTTATGGGGAGAGCAAGCTGTAGCTGACATTACCCCTGGACTGCAAGTGTGTTGTTCAGCTGTAATTCGAGAGGAAAACGGACTTCGAGCTTCTCCGTCAACAAAAATTGAggtaaattgttttgtttatcataatttttgttgaaatttgtttgtgttgttgtttttttaacctCTTTTTATGGTAAtggattaaaaacaaattaaacaatacTTCATAATATTTTCAAGGTCAAATTATTAACCCCATTAGTaacttgaattcatttatttgaaatttgtatTGGAGACTACTAATTCTGCAAGTTTGAGCAGGATAGCACGAGTAGTTTTGAGGACAATTGGTGTTGTAATAGAGTGCTAAAGTGATATGTGGGCTATATCAGTCAGTTGAATGGAAAATGAATGACCAACGCAAAACTGTTTAAATGGGACCCCTTTTTTACGATTTGCGATGATGAAAGTTGTCATTATTTTCACGGCCAGCCGCCCCCGAGGCTGACCAGTGTGTTGTGCTTTGCTCAACCTCAGCATTGGCTGAGCTGAGCAAGGGGCTTAAGCGAACTATGGCACATGTTGTCAAAAAGTGTCACACGGAAACTCACTTTTAGGCTGAGTTTGGGCTGCCActctaaattttttatttttccctacGATGCATGCTCATTTCCACCTATGTTTTACCTACGCACATTGGCCAAGTTTTTACACACAAAGTCAATGGAAAAGGGTGCATACACCGTGTGCGCGCTTCCCATACAGTTACATATTGAAATCTATGGCGCTTCCTTATGTTGAATGTTACATGGTATAATTTtacgatgtacatgtaggagagaggggggttagtTGGCACGTTTTTCAGAAAAATGCTCACAAAACACAGGAAAGTTTAATTTCAGGAATGAGTGATATACCAGTGAAAAGGTAGACATCTGTGTTACCAATTCAAGGTATAAAAATGTTCAGACCATTAATGATTATTTCGAAAATCTGCCGTAAACATGACCATGTCAAGCGTGCCAACTAACCCCAACCATGGGGTTAGTTGCACATAATATGGGGTTAATTGGATCATGAATGTAATACATATGGGTGGTTGCTCTCACACAGTCCAGTCTTAATTTTAATACAATAGTCTAAAAATAGAAGCATTAGAGTCACGGTCAATGTAACCTTAGATTTACAGTCAGAGCACCTTTTTTGGTACAAATGatacaaaattcattaaaaaagatcAACTAACACAAATATCATAAGGTGGGACTGTAGTCCACAACGCTGTGCCAACTAACCCCGATGGCCTATGTGCACTTTAATCATCTCACCGCAGAAATTAAAGCTGACAATAGCAAAAAAATTTAACTTTAGTTAATTAGTTTGTAGCCAATGGTGGTAGTGTAAGATAACCAGAAACTAGTCATCATAATCTATGATCATTGGTGGTAAAATTGAACTTTTTTggaagctaaaaaaaaattactcaaaaggtgaaaaatcaaacaaagttgATCATTCCAACAGTGTTGGTCGAGCAATATTGCAAACGATAGAGTGTATGCGTATTGTTGGTACCTTTGTACAGATGGTATTCTTTTGTAAAATCataattactactactactactactactactactaccaccactaccaccaccaccaccaccacaactactactactactactactattactactactcctactactactactactactactactaccactactactaatactatatactactattactactactactactactactactactactactactactactaccactatcactaccactaccactactactatactactactactactaccactactattactactactattactactactactactactactactaccactactactaatactatattcttctattactactactactactactactaccactactactaatactactaccactaccactaccactaccactatcactaccactaccactaccactactactactactactaataccacTATACTGGCTGGGCCAAGATTTTCCAATGGAGGTGAGGGTAGCGCAAAGCAAGAGttgatgatttttgtctcgcctgcgtagcaaAAAGCGAAACATAGCGCCGCTTTtctggcggcggcggcgacggcgtcaacatcaaaaacttaaccaaggttaattttttgaatttttaatataattttgaaagtataaGTTCTTATTCAATGAAACTTGGACTAAAGGGTTATCAAGTATCCCCAATCATGTGAGGagaatttcaggtcacaaagtcaaggtcaaaggtcatttaaggtcaacaaacttaggCTATGTTGTGGCATCAACATAAAaaacttaaccaaggttaagtttttgaatttttaatataattttgaaagtataaGTTTTTATTCAATGAAACTTAAACTAAAGGGTTATCAAGTATCCTCAATCATGTGAGTAGAATTTCAGGTCACtaagtcaaggtcaaaggtcattttcagtcATCAAACTTAGACGATGTTGTGGCATCAGGttaagatttttaatttttattgtaattttgaaagtatACATTCCTATtccatgaaacttgaacataagggttatcaagtatcacCAATCATGTAATTAGTCTTTTAGGTGACAaagtcaaggtcaaatgtcatttcagGTCTGCAAACTTAGACTATGTTGTGGCATCAACatcaagattttgaattttttgcatAATTTCAAAAGTGTTAGTTCAAATTCCATGAAACTTGTACCCAagggttatcaagtatcacAAATCATATGACACAAATTCCAGATCACAtagtcaaggtcaaaggtattTTTAGGTCAGTAGACTTGGATTATGTTTTTcacaattaattaatcaatttttgttatttgttcatatttcatgaaagttatCAATCTTGGTACAAATAATAGTAAATAATTCTTCTGATGATTCTTAGTCAATATATTCACTTCAAAATACTGATTATATTCAGAGGATTTCATTTTTAGGCGTCTGCTAATGGGCCACTCTGCCCATAAATAATGTCCCAACCTCAATTTTTCATCGTATCGAATTGCGCAATGCAGGCGAGACCGCCGAGAGCGTTTCCCTTGTTTGTAAATTTGGGTAATAACAACCATGTTTTGGGTGCATTATAAAGTTTGATTTAACATCAATTCTACATGTAGCTCAAAATGTATGTTATTGTAATACAAGGGGTGGGGAATCGTTTTGTTGTTAACTAATGTTGGTCACCAACCCCCatacttttcaaaattttggtACCAAATATGGGTTTTGGTGCACCATAAAATGGGGATACCTCCATCTACACCCTCTCCATTGGTGCTCAACACATTACTTAACAATGCATCAAATCAACGTCAATAGCTCAAAATATATAACAATCGCAGTACAACTACAACTACAAGGGGTGGAGAaactgtttcagttgataagTAATAATTACATTTGACACCAAGCGGGAGGATGTGCGAGGAAAGTGCACGATGGGGAAGTTTGGGAAATGTTGGTACTAAATCCAGGCTTTGggtgggaatttttttttaaattcatgtgTACTGTTTTGACATAAAATTGCATGTTTGTAATATTGTACGTAATTGTTTTGTAAtgttatttgatttttgttacATTTGTACAGTTCAAAAACGAAATCTGGCTGGACGGAATTGTTGCTGGCATCAGGAGCAGAAGGTTTGTACTTTGTTGACatattttgttgatttattaggattatttatgtttttattttacaaagtgtaaaaaattttgttttgggTCTGTTAACAAAAGTGGGACACAAAATGTGACAAGTGTTGTAGTTTTAAAAGGATGACTGAtataattatgacattttatatcGTTATTAGTTGACCTGAGCTCAAGTGATCTATTGTCATCCGTTTTCATCAGTTGTCTGTTGTCCGTGGTGTGTAGTGTGAATAGTATGTGTGGCCCCCATGGCGCAATCATTTGCATCGAGCAAATATAATTATTCTGTTTGGCTATTAGCGGGATATTTCTGTTTGTCTGAACAAGCATAAAAATATCTTGGTATTTGAATTGCGATAcaaatcttgatttttattatatatgaatgcGTCCACAGTTGCCACTGTTTAATTTGGACAGCCTGAGAGTTATAAATCTGTCTTTATTAAACGCAGTTTCCCATTAATAGGTAGGAGGATTTGTATACTAATTACCAAGGAATCTGATAGTGTGGATGCTCGCTGGGACTTCTCCTGGCGATCCCACCAAACTTGTTGGGTTTAGGGATGAGATAGTGACGTTGGGCTTGTAATTGATATCGCGCAGCTGTTTTCATCAGATGTGTGCATTAAATATGCTATTTTTACCTCGTTAACCAAAATCTCAACAACCTCTGggtggattttcatcaaacttggtaCAGGGGTGCACCCCCGGGAGTAGATGAACTGATTAGATTTTGGGCGTAATCCGCTCAATGTCAAAGGGCAATCAACTTGGTCTCAATATATGCTAGGGGTGCACTCCCGAGAGTAGATGAACTGATTAGATTTTGGGTGTGATCCGCCCAACGTCAAAGGGCAATCAACTTGGTCTCAATATGCTATTTTTACGTCGTTAACGCCAAATGTCAATAACGTCTGggtggattttcatcaaacttggtaCAGGGGTGCACCCCTGGGAGTAGATGAACTAATTCGATTTGGGCGTGATCTGCGCAATATCAAAGGGCAATAAACTTGGTCTCAATATGTTAGGGGTGCACCCCCGGGAGTAGATCAACTGATTAGATTTTGGGCGTGATCCacccaaggtcaaagatcaaagGTAGGCTGTAGGACTAACGGGCTGTAACTCTGAGGGTTATAGAAAGGGTCTATCGAGTATCATGTGATGTCagacagtcagtccgcagcccgtccgaaagtgctctattttattcagcggtatgcatagccgtccgtggttatgcatacgtaatgagctgtgaagacgaactttccgatcggtgttttt contains:
- the LOC135157340 gene encoding uncharacterized protein LOC135157340, with product MAVVDDFITPPKVTVSEARGSPKKKRLSVEGNLIEVGVLTETPDYKRRQLKLAEPGDDGHIISLTLWGEQAVADITPGLQVCCSAVIREENGLRASPSTKIEFKNEIWLDGIVAGIRSRSTPVRVILTNGTTIKVSGELVLDFAEFLGQKIQYKVGKDGLVCELKKVE